One genomic segment of Clostridium saccharoperbutylacetonicum N1-4(HMT) includes these proteins:
- a CDS encoding DUF503 domain-containing protein produces MTILYLEVTLRASWVHSLKEKRMILKSIVQKLKNKFNISVSEVDEQDIHQKIIIGIAGLCANSAQCDSTMENIITFIEDNTDAEMVEISKEELRV; encoded by the coding sequence ATGACTATTTTATATTTAGAAGTTACATTAAGGGCTTCATGGGTACACTCATTAAAAGAAAAGAGAATGATATTAAAAAGTATAGTACAGAAATTAAAAAATAAATTTAATATATCTGTATCTGAGGTAGACGAACAAGATATTCATCAGAAAATAATTATAGGTATTGCCGGATTATGTGCAAACTCAGCACAATGTGATTCGACAATGGAAAATATTATAACTTTCATTGAGGACAATACTGATGCCGAAATGGTGGAAATAAGCAAAGAAGAACTTAGAGTATAA
- a CDS encoding 3-deoxy-7-phosphoheptulonate synthase gives MSFITVRKIPSPEEIKELTPLADNLRKIKAERDSEIKEIFAGNSDKFIVIIGPCSADDENSVCDYVSRLAKINEKVKDKLFIVPRIYTNKPRTTGEGYKGMFHQPDPEKSPNILEGLISIRKMFIRAIEESGLTPADEMLYPSNYMYCDDLLSYVAVGARSVENQQHRLTASGIDVPVGMKNPTSGDISVMFNSIQAAHAKHNFLYRHNEVNTTGNPYSHAIMRGAVNQHGNSIPNYHYEDLIKVAEAYSEYNFPYPSVIVDANHANSMKKFAEQPRIVKEILYSRNYNTELNKLIKGVMIESYIEEGCQKIDEHIYGKSITDPCLGWAATEQLLYYIAEQV, from the coding sequence ATGAGTTTTATAACAGTAAGAAAAATACCATCTCCAGAGGAAATTAAAGAATTAACTCCTCTTGCAGATAATTTAAGAAAAATCAAAGCAGAAAGAGATTCAGAAATTAAGGAGATATTTGCTGGAAACAGCGACAAATTTATTGTAATAATTGGACCTTGTTCAGCAGATGATGAAAATTCAGTTTGTGACTATGTAAGCAGATTAGCAAAAATAAATGAAAAAGTAAAAGATAAGCTTTTTATAGTTCCTAGAATTTATACAAATAAACCTAGAACAACAGGTGAAGGCTATAAAGGAATGTTCCATCAACCAGATCCCGAAAAATCACCTAATATTCTTGAGGGATTAATTTCTATCAGAAAGATGTTCATTCGTGCAATAGAAGAATCCGGCCTCACTCCAGCAGATGAAATGCTTTATCCTTCTAACTATATGTATTGCGATGATTTATTAAGTTATGTTGCTGTAGGAGCAAGAAGTGTTGAAAATCAACAGCATAGATTAACTGCTAGTGGAATTGATGTGCCAGTTGGTATGAAAAATCCAACAAGTGGAGATATTTCAGTAATGTTTAATTCTATACAAGCAGCTCACGCTAAACATAACTTCTTGTATAGGCATAATGAAGTAAATACGACAGGTAATCCTTATAGTCATGCTATTATGCGTGGGGCAGTTAATCAGCATGGTAACAGCATACCAAATTATCATTATGAAGATTTAATAAAAGTTGCTGAAGCTTATAGCGAATATAATTTTCCATATCCTTCAGTAATTGTCGATGCAAACCACGCCAATTCTATGAAAAAATTTGCTGAACAACCTCGTATAGTAAAAGAAATTCTTTATAGTAGAAATTATAATACTGAACTTAACAAGTTAATTAAAGGGGTTATGATCGAAAGCTATATTGAAGAAGGTTGCCAAAAAATAGATGAACATATTTACGGGAAATCAATTACGGACCCTTGTTTAGGCTGGGCCGCTACTGAACAGCTACTATACTATATTGCAGAGCAAGTATAG
- a CDS encoding YczE/YyaS/YitT family protein, whose product MKRYYRGIVYCIGLIVLALGIILNTKTGLGVSPIISIPYSISKIWKVNLGNATLCIYILCVFGQFLLRGKKFRSFDLLQIPMSFVFSKVINLFNDIIVINFSSLYLNVLLLIVAIMLTGIGVVMTVEMNFIPNAADGLTQALAYRLDIKLGLSKNIIDMSSVLITIVIGLLSVGQVVGIGFGTLMAVIGVGRAIALVKLLFRNNILAFAD is encoded by the coding sequence ATGAAAAGATATTATAGAGGAATTGTGTATTGCATTGGTCTTATTGTACTTGCATTAGGTATCATATTAAATACAAAGACAGGCTTGGGGGTATCTCCAATTATATCTATACCATATTCCATATCAAAAATTTGGAAAGTCAATTTAGGAAATGCAACTTTGTGCATTTATATTTTATGTGTTTTTGGTCAGTTTTTACTTCGTGGAAAGAAGTTTCGTTCGTTTGATTTGTTACAAATTCCTATGAGTTTTGTATTTAGTAAAGTAATTAATTTATTTAATGACATAATAGTTATAAATTTTAGCAGTTTGTATTTGAATGTACTTTTGCTAATTGTAGCAATTATGCTTACAGGAATTGGTGTAGTCATGACAGTAGAGATGAACTTTATACCAAATGCTGCTGATGGGCTTACACAGGCATTAGCTTATAGGTTAGATATTAAACTTGGTTTATCAAAGAATATTATTGATATGTCAAGTGTCTTAATTACAATAGTCATTGGATTACTATCTGTTGGACAAGTAGTTGGAATAGGTTTTGGAACATTAATGGCAGTAATTGGTGTGGGACGAGCTATTGCTTTAGTAAAGTTGTTATTTAGAAACAATATACTTGCTTTTGCAGACTAA
- a CDS encoding GGDEF domain-containing protein, which produces MSKEELKLLRNRVTELRAEGKYKETIENCYNLIKKAMKLKDYKSLLTAYINLGASYYCIGDIELAFESLSKHSEYCDKYGDEEDILNSSNILALLYEYNKDYVSSKDTLKKAIDLGKKLRKYNIVSNAYSNYAHICMIEENYTEALEMAVIGLEIARLHKPASKILELRVRLNIGKALIGLDDFKNSKHIIDEIINDEILDLFIREKSQVYHLKGCWYSKQKLYKEALESYNVAKTLVESYNDIHLLQIIQEERCKLCDDMGNIDLGYQVQKEYITLLKEINNRELQSMALKLQVKHNMAEMRKKANMDFLTGLYNRSYIEVTANQWLKNDKIICIVFDVDKFKSFNDNYGHLFGDEVIKKVSRTCLNIIKKPDLVGRFGGDEFVILIKGNSKEKAISKAEQLLEGIRNLKIHDGNDVISITISIGISDNIDRIITDFKELFELADRGLYKAKKNGRNQICTYD; this is translated from the coding sequence ATGTCAAAAGAGGAGTTGAAATTACTTCGGAACAGAGTTACTGAGTTAAGAGCGGAAGGAAAATATAAAGAAACTATTGAAAATTGTTATAATCTTATAAAAAAAGCTATGAAATTAAAGGATTATAAATCTTTATTAACTGCATATATAAATCTTGGAGCTTCGTATTATTGTATTGGAGATATTGAATTGGCATTTGAGAGTCTTTCAAAACATAGTGAATATTGTGATAAATATGGTGATGAAGAAGATATACTAAATTCAAGTAATATTTTAGCATTACTTTATGAGTATAATAAAGATTATGTTAGTTCAAAGGATACGTTAAAAAAGGCAATAGATTTAGGTAAAAAATTAAGAAAATATAATATTGTAAGCAATGCATATAGTAATTATGCTCATATATGTATGATAGAAGAAAATTATACTGAAGCCTTAGAAATGGCGGTTATTGGATTAGAGATAGCAAGACTTCATAAGCCGGCAAGTAAAATATTAGAACTTAGAGTTAGGTTAAATATAGGAAAAGCGCTTATAGGATTAGATGATTTTAAAAATTCTAAACATATAATTGATGAAATAATTAATGATGAAATTTTAGATTTATTTATTAGAGAAAAATCCCAGGTTTATCATTTAAAAGGTTGTTGGTATAGTAAACAAAAATTGTATAAAGAAGCATTAGAATCATATAATGTGGCTAAAACTTTAGTTGAAAGTTATAATGATATTCATCTATTACAAATAATTCAAGAAGAAAGATGTAAACTCTGTGATGATATGGGGAATATTGATTTGGGCTACCAGGTTCAAAAAGAATATATAACACTTCTTAAAGAAATTAATAACAGGGAACTTCAATCAATGGCATTAAAATTGCAGGTAAAGCATAATATGGCGGAAATGAGAAAAAAAGCTAACATGGATTTCTTGACAGGTCTTTATAATAGGAGTTATATAGAAGTTACAGCAAATCAATGGTTGAAGAATGATAAGATAATATGTATAGTTTTTGATGTAGATAAATTTAAATCTTTCAACGACAATTATGGGCATTTGTTTGGAGATGAAGTTATAAAAAAAGTTTCTAGGACATGTTTGAATATAATTAAAAAGCCAGATTTAGTTGGGCGTTTTGGTGGTGATGAATTCGTAATTCTTATAAAGGGTAACTCAAAAGAAAAGGCTATAAGTAAAGCAGAGCAACTTCTTGAGGGTATACGAAATTTAAAAATACATGATGGAAATGATGTTATTTCAATTACGATAAGTATTGGGATTTCAGATAATATAGATCGAATAATTACAGATTTTAAAGAACTGTTTGAACTTGCTGATAGAGGATTATATAAGGCAAAGAAAAATGGTAGAAATCAAATATGCACGTATGATTAA
- a CDS encoding MATE family efflux transporter, protein MKIKNLIENYNKNEYKKINHIALPLVLNNVLAMIIGLCDQAMVGRISLAAFGAVGLIASTINSITGVLGSISIGFNIIGARCKGEKRYDELKSNFGLNIFLNIFIGAVFFLGALKFGKIILETLYGFDGEELIDASEYLTIYSISIGLNMILFTYSSYFKIMNKTKYILYGNIIASISNVFFDYVFIFGYFGFQKMGIRGHAIGSILGIFLNIGVYLVVTRKSKLHTLSSNKIIKSLKETLMLSAPIMGQEFLESTLLVITINSILSFIGILEVSVYNLLLAVVNILLMPMYAYSQASLTIISESLGAKNLSKGKKTPLRCLVLAVSFFIMLIIVLLILKNYIPRIITDDTELINSSILYIPIALLINTFFIPATIYKLSLQGIDDGKWVFLASILINFMGVIFILFFTKIIYLGLTGVYIGMAINYIILAIAFYSRYNNIIKEKIYIN, encoded by the coding sequence ATGAAAATAAAAAATTTAATAGAGAATTATAATAAGAATGAATATAAAAAGATAAATCATATTGCATTACCTTTAGTGTTAAATAATGTTTTGGCTATGATTATTGGACTTTGTGACCAAGCAATGGTTGGAAGGATTTCTTTAGCAGCGTTTGGGGCAGTAGGTCTTATAGCTTCTACTATAAATAGTATAACTGGAGTTCTAGGATCAATATCAATCGGGTTTAATATAATTGGTGCAAGGTGCAAAGGTGAAAAAAGATATGATGAACTTAAAAGTAATTTTGGGCTAAATATATTTTTAAATATTTTTATCGGTGCAGTATTTTTTTTAGGAGCATTGAAATTCGGAAAAATTATATTGGAAACTTTATATGGATTTGATGGAGAAGAATTAATTGATGCTTCTGAATATTTAACTATATATAGTATTTCAATTGGACTGAATATGATACTTTTTACATATTCTTCTTATTTTAAAATAATGAATAAAACTAAATATATTTTGTACGGCAATATTATTGCATCAATATCTAATGTATTTTTTGATTATGTTTTTATATTTGGTTATTTTGGATTTCAAAAGATGGGTATTAGAGGACATGCAATAGGTTCAATACTGGGGATTTTTCTAAATATAGGAGTATATTTAGTTGTAACTAGGAAGTCTAAATTGCATACATTATCATCTAATAAAATTATAAAATCTTTAAAAGAAACTTTAATGTTATCAGCACCGATTATGGGACAGGAATTTCTTGAGTCAACACTTCTTGTAATTACAATAAATTCGATTCTTTCTTTTATTGGAATACTTGAAGTTTCAGTTTATAATTTACTATTAGCAGTAGTAAACATTTTGTTGATGCCAATGTATGCATACTCTCAAGCTTCTCTTACAATAATTAGTGAAAGTTTAGGGGCTAAAAATCTAAGTAAAGGCAAGAAAACTCCATTAAGATGTTTAGTTCTTGCAGTATCATTTTTTATAATGCTTATAATCGTCCTCTTGATTTTAAAAAATTATATACCGCGTATAATAACTGATGATACAGAGTTAATTAATAGTTCTATTTTGTATATTCCAATTGCTTTGCTGATAAATACTTTTTTTATTCCAGCTACGATATATAAGTTGAGTTTACAAGGAATAGATGATGGAAAATGGGTATTTTTAGCTTCAATATTAATTAATTTTATGGGTGTGATATTTATTTTATTCTTCACTAAGATTATTTATTTGGGATTAACTGGTGTGTATATTGGAATGGCGATTAATTATATTATTCTAGCCATAGCTTTTTATAGTAGATATAATAATATAATTAAAGAAAAGATTTATATAAACTAA
- a CDS encoding transglutaminase domain-containing protein — MKKIAKLVASSLAAVAILSLNSVGASAEWKKDNVGWIYSEGNSSHITGWKLIDGNWYYFNSSGYMAYDTTIDGYYLNSSGAWKYSDSDLIDQELIKNISIQNPHFYIRCYGDDANMQNIGNIFQSEINKLKITNSYEMFNVNNYNLSITRYGSGPINITIDCTYKMNAQMEAQLDVKARSIVEGIAPNSMSQVEKERAIHDWIINNTRYDQSYSIYDPYNTLIKHTGVCEGYSLLAQKMFTIAGIKSIVVEGKADGQDHAWNLVYIDGKWRHVDCTWDDPVSYRDVLQYDYYNLTDEEISNDHTWDSTKYPEAN; from the coding sequence ATGAAAAAAATAGCAAAATTAGTAGCTAGTTCTTTAGCGGCAGTAGCAATATTATCATTAAATTCAGTTGGAGCAAGTGCAGAATGGAAAAAAGATAATGTTGGATGGATATATTCAGAAGGAAATTCTTCACACATTACTGGATGGAAGTTAATAGATGGGAATTGGTATTATTTTAATTCAAGTGGATATATGGCATATGATACAACTATTGATGGATACTATCTAAATAGCAGTGGCGCATGGAAATATTCAGATAGTGATTTAATAGATCAAGAACTTATAAAAAATATAAGCATTCAGAATCCTCACTTTTACATAAGATGTTATGGTGATGATGCTAATATGCAGAATATTGGAAACATATTTCAAAGTGAAATAAATAAATTGAAGATCACCAATTCATATGAAATGTTTAATGTAAATAATTATAATTTAAGTATAACAAGATATGGATCTGGCCCTATTAATATAACAATTGATTGTACTTACAAGATGAATGCTCAGATGGAAGCTCAATTAGATGTAAAAGCAAGAAGTATAGTTGAAGGAATAGCTCCAAATAGTATGAGTCAAGTTGAAAAAGAGCGTGCAATACATGATTGGATAATAAACAATACTAGATATGACCAATCTTATTCAATATATGATCCATATAATACTTTGATTAAGCACACAGGAGTTTGTGAAGGATATTCGTTACTTGCGCAAAAAATGTTTACTATAGCAGGAATAAAATCAATTGTAGTTGAAGGAAAAGCTGATGGACAAGACCATGCATGGAATTTGGTTTATATTGATGGTAAATGGCGTCATGTGGATTGTACATGGGATGATCCTGTATCGTATAGAGATGTTTTACAATATGATTATTATAATTTAACTGATGAAGAAATCAGTAATGACCATACATGGGATAGTACTAAATATCCAGAAGCGAATTAA
- a CDS encoding 2'-5' RNA ligase family protein gives MRYVIVCVIKGKAGDFNNNLRKELFNKFKAKSSKLPAHFTIKAPFEHDKGISDLIKVLEDFSENEKGEVFKIDGYDHFDDRVIYMKVAMSDEAKNLHDKLIDTISKIPYIEFDKNDGKDKTFHVTLASKKLKSIFSKVWEYIQKYPCEFNCSFNNVTIYKWEEGTWKVYREFTL, from the coding sequence ATGAGATATGTAATAGTTTGTGTTATAAAAGGCAAGGCTGGGGATTTTAATAATAACTTAAGAAAAGAACTTTTCAATAAATTTAAGGCAAAATCATCTAAACTTCCTGCTCATTTTACTATTAAAGCACCTTTTGAACATGATAAAGGTATTTCAGATCTAATTAAGGTATTAGAGGATTTTAGTGAAAATGAAAAAGGAGAAGTTTTTAAAATCGACGGTTATGATCATTTTGATGATAGAGTAATTTACATGAAAGTAGCTATGTCAGATGAAGCAAAAAATCTTCATGATAAACTGATTGATACAATTAGTAAAATACCCTATATTGAATTCGATAAAAATGATGGAAAGGATAAAACTTTTCATGTAACATTAGCTTCAAAAAAGCTAAAATCGATCTTCTCTAAGGTATGGGAATATATTCAGAAATATCCATGTGAATTTAACTGTTCGTTCAATAATGTTACTATTTATAAATGGGAAGAAGGAACGTGGAAAGTATATAGAGAGTTTACTTTATAA
- the argF gene encoding ornithine carbamoyltransferase: MSVNLRGRNFLKLLDFTPQEIRYLLDLSKELKTLKRTGILHDKLKGKNIVLLFEKTSTRTRCAFEVAGRDLGLGVTYLDSAGSQMGKKESIADTARVLGRMYDGIEYRGFGQEIVEELAKYAGVPVWNGLTDEFHPTQMIADLLTIEEKFGRLKGLNFVYMGDARNNMGNSLMVACAKMGINFTACAPKELFPAEELVETCKIITEESGATITLTEDVKSGTKNADIIYTDVWVSMGEPDEVWESRLKLLLPYQVNKEVMENANKDAIFMHCLPAYHDLETKVGKEVGEKFGLTALEVTDEVFEGKQSVVFDEAENRLHSIKAVILATIGA, translated from the coding sequence ATGTCAGTAAATTTAAGAGGAAGAAATTTTTTGAAATTACTAGATTTTACACCACAAGAAATAAGATATTTATTGGATTTATCAAAGGAATTAAAAACCTTAAAGAGGACAGGAATTCTTCATGATAAATTAAAAGGAAAGAATATAGTACTATTATTTGAAAAAACTTCAACTAGAACAAGATGTGCTTTTGAAGTTGCTGGAAGAGACTTAGGACTTGGGGTTACATATTTAGATTCAGCAGGTTCTCAAATGGGTAAAAAGGAAAGTATAGCAGATACAGCAAGAGTTCTTGGAAGAATGTATGATGGTATTGAATATAGAGGTTTTGGTCAGGAAATAGTTGAAGAATTAGCTAAATATGCTGGAGTTCCAGTTTGGAATGGATTGACCGATGAATTTCATCCAACTCAAATGATTGCAGATCTTTTAACTATAGAAGAGAAGTTTGGAAGATTAAAAGGGCTTAATTTTGTATATATGGGTGATGCAAGAAATAATATGGGAAATTCCTTAATGGTTGCTTGTGCTAAAATGGGAATTAATTTTACTGCATGTGCTCCTAAAGAATTATTCCCAGCCGAAGAACTTGTAGAGACATGTAAAATAATAACTGAGGAAAGTGGAGCTACAATTACTTTAACTGAAGATGTTAAGTCAGGAACAAAAAATGCAGATATAATTTATACAGATGTATGGGTATCAATGGGTGAGCCAGATGAAGTTTGGGAAAGCAGATTAAAATTATTATTACCATATCAAGTAAACAAGGAAGTTATGGAAAATGCTAATAAAGATGCAATCTTCATGCATTGTCTGCCAGCTTATCATGATTTAGAAACAAAAGTTGGGAAGGAAGTAGGAGAAAAATTTGGATTAACAGCGCTAGAGGTTACTGATGAAGTATTTGAAGGTAAACAATCTGTTGTTTTTGATGAAGCTGAAAACCGCTTACATTCAATTAAAGCTGTAATATTAGCAACTATTGGGGCATAA
- a CDS encoding GNAT family N-acetyltransferase, which produces MINLKEGNNKFYLGDNENDIKAEVTYINSSNNTLILNHTFVSKELRGQKIGAQLVKRVVDYARENNKKIIPQCWFADDEFKAHKEYEDVLAK; this is translated from the coding sequence ATGATAAATTTAAAAGAAGGCAATAATAAGTTTTATTTAGGAGACAATGAAAATGATATAAAGGCAGAAGTGACTTATATAAACAGTTCAAATAATACACTTATACTTAATCACACTTTTGTATCAAAAGAATTACGAGGTCAAAAGATAGGTGCTCAACTAGTCAAAAGAGTAGTTGATTATGCAAGAGAAAATAATAAAAAAATAATTCCTCAATGTTGGTTTGCTGATGATGAATTTAAAGCTCACAAAGAATATGAAGATGTATTAGCAAAATAG
- a CDS encoding NUDIX domain-containing protein, with product MELIKEIYEKDIGYDGKNSENIYKLRKASRAIILNDLGEIALLYVSKNKYHKLPGGGIEADESIDIALNREVMEEVGTDIRVLGEVGVIIEYRDKFQQLQISYCYYTKAVGETSKPAFTDEEIDNGFLLKWVPLDKAIDILKNDMPDNYVGKFIRNRDLVFLNKTIEILNNIS from the coding sequence ATGGAATTGATAAAAGAAATTTATGAAAAAGATATAGGATATGATGGTAAAAATAGTGAGAATATATATAAGCTTAGAAAAGCATCAAGAGCAATTATATTAAATGATTTGGGTGAAATAGCATTGCTTTATGTTTCAAAAAATAAATATCATAAGTTGCCTGGTGGTGGAATTGAAGCAGATGAGAGCATAGATATTGCTTTAAATCGTGAAGTTATGGAGGAAGTTGGGACTGATATTCGAGTTTTAGGTGAAGTAGGTGTAATAATAGAGTACAGGGATAAATTTCAGCAGCTTCAAATATCCTACTGCTATTACACTAAAGCCGTAGGAGAGACCAGTAAACCAGCATTTACAGATGAAGAAATAGATAATGGCTTCTTATTAAAATGGGTTCCTTTAGACAAGGCCATTGATATTCTCAAAAATGATATGCCAGATAATTATGTGGGAAAGTTTATTCGTAATAGAGATTTAGTCTTTTTAAATAAAACTATAGAGATTTTAAATAATATTAGTTAA
- a CDS encoding DedA family protein, translated as MVNVLELFNHYGYIVLLIALFLELLALPLPGETLMTYCGYVVSEGKMNLGLSIVIATIGICSGITLSYYIGRALEITFFEKYGRYFHLDKSKIEKTSKWFDKYGNKILIVAYFIPGIRHVTGYFSGIINMPYKKFAGYAYIGAVIWTTVFMLLGDYLGVNWEKYHYLFKRYFIIIGISIVILIILIYMINCYRLKKTKENSEK; from the coding sequence ATGGTAAATGTATTAGAATTATTTAATCATTATGGATATATTGTTCTATTAATAGCTTTATTCTTAGAATTATTGGCCTTGCCTTTACCAGGTGAAACGCTCATGACCTATTGTGGATATGTTGTTTCAGAAGGCAAAATGAATCTGGGGTTAAGCATAGTAATTGCTACAATTGGTATATGTAGTGGTATTACATTATCATATTATATTGGTAGAGCATTAGAAATAACTTTTTTTGAAAAATATGGACGTTATTTTCACTTAGATAAAAGTAAAATAGAAAAAACTTCAAAATGGTTTGATAAATATGGGAATAAAATCCTTATAGTAGCATATTTTATTCCTGGAATAAGGCATGTTACAGGGTATTTTTCAGGAATTATTAATATGCCGTATAAAAAATTTGCAGGTTATGCATATATAGGAGCCGTTATTTGGACAACAGTTTTTATGTTGTTAGGAGATTACCTTGGAGTTAACTGGGAAAAGTATCATTATTTATTTAAAAGATATTTTATAATAATTGGTATATCTATTGTAATACTCATTATTCTCATTTACATGATCAACTGTTATAGATTAAAAAAGACAAAAGAAAATTCAGAGAAGTAA